A single Phragmites australis chromosome 4, lpPhrAust1.1, whole genome shotgun sequence DNA region contains:
- the LOC133916434 gene encoding serine/threonine-protein kinase ATG1c-like isoform X2 has protein sequence MGDGASGGGRRVGEYELLRPIGSGAYSQVWLGRHLARGTEVAVKEIAMERLSRKLRESLLSEVDILRRICHPNIIALHDSIKDHGKIYFILEYCRGGDLHAYLQRHKRVSETVAKHFIRQLASGLQMLRDNNVVHRDLKPQNILLVENNENSLLKIADFGFAKFLQPFALAETLCGSPLYMAPEVMQAQKYDAKADLWSVGVILYQLVTGFPPFNGDNQIQLLKNILRSHEIRFPPDCELSHGCIDLCRKLLRLNSVERLTVEEFVNHPFLSEHAPERTLCWTPSDIRDGFPFNNSSPTRPSSQNSQEDCMPFPLDDESSGQDESPVPESKSAMKLYGFAMGKRLDKTSGQSPSKHVGLFSRYIMGNNYAPSSQCPDHPGKKAKESKIDEIQSRKGGYPKDQEYVFVSGPHPDGSSSSTNASRQRNLPSKDNSSVSPPKLTLLSAPMPINGLAINRQRSAGTGSLDSHCSPLSGTSQGSADMSDAMDQPPSDYLTRIRLLEQYASAIAGLVKEEIKVGGHLEAFSIQLIVLATWKQAICICNSYVASSRESPSQDIPMKGLSADAPHLLANSQLADDACMQIERQFLIEVEYAEELAGTVGQIADATEMPDAIEIIFQSALQLGRRGGVDEMMGKAEVAMTWYMKAVSMLRFLLIEAPSLALNPPLTLTRYDRHRLRTYIEALNTRLGQLQCQRH, from the exons ATGGGGGACGGCGccagcggcggcgggcggcgggtAGGGGAGTATGAGCTGTTGCGGCCGATCGGGTCAGGGGCGTACTCGCAGGTGTGGCTGGGGCGGCACCTGGCGCGGGGCACGGAGGTAGCCGTGAAGGAGATCGCCATGGAGCGGCTCAGCAGAAAGCTCCGCGAGAGCCTCCTCTCCGAGGTCGACATCCTCCGCCGCATCTGCCACCCGAACATCATCGCGCTCCACGACTCCATTAAG GATCATGGGAAGATATATTTCATATTGGAGTATTGTCGAGGTGGTGACTTGCACGCGTACCTTCAACGCCATAAAAGAGTTTCTGAAACAGTTGCTAAGCATTTCATCCGGCAGCTAG CATCTGGTCTGCAGATGCTTCGTGACAATAACGTGGTTCATCGAGACCTAAAGCCACAG AACATTCTTCTTGTTGAAAATAATGAAAATTCTCTGTTGAAGATTGCCGACTTTGGATTTGCAAA GTTTTTGCAACCTTTTGCCCTAGCTGAGACACTTTGTGGTTCACCACTTTACATGGCTCCAGAGGTCATGCAAGCTCAGAAGTATGATGCAAAG GCAGATCTCTGGAGTGTTGGTGTCATTCTATATCAACTTGTTACTGGATTCCCACCTTTTAATGGGGATAATCAGATCCAG TTGCTTAAAAATATACTCAGGTCACATGAAATACGATTCCCACCTGATTGTGAGTTGAGCCATGGCTGCATTGACTTGTGCAGAAAGTTGCTGCGGCTCAATTCAG TGGAGCGGCTTACAGTTGAGGAGTTCGTGAACCACCCATTTCTTTCTGAACATGCTCCAGAGAGGACCTTGTG CTGGACACCATCTGACATAAGAGATGGCTTTCCATTCAATAATAGCAGTCCAACGAGGCCTTCAAGCCAAAATTCTCAAGAAGACTGTATGCCTTTCCCTTTAGATGATGAGTCAAGTGGACAGGATGAGAGCCCTGTTCCTGAAAGTAAGAGTGCGATGAAATTGTATGGGTTTGCCATGGGTAAAAGGTTGGATAAAACTTCAGGCCAGAGTCCATCGAAACATGTTGGTCTATTCTCCAGATATATTATGGGTAATAATTATGCACCTAGTAGTCAATGCCCTGACCATCCTGGTAAAAAGGCCAAGGAAAGCAAGATTGATGAAATACAGAGTCGTAAAGGTGGTTATCCAAAAG ATCAGGAATATGTCTTTGTGTCTGGACCGCACCCAGATGGATCATCTTCTTCAACGAATGCCTCTCGACAACGCAACTTGCCATCAAAAGACAATTCCTCTGTTTCACCACCGAAGTTAACTTTACTGAGTGCACCGATGCCAATAAATGGTTTGGCAATAAATAGACAACGATCTGCTGGGACTGGTAGCTTGGACAGCCACTGCTCTCCATTATCTGGCACTTCACAGGGATCTGCAGATATGAGTGATGCCATGGATCAGCCACCGTCTGATTATCTGACGAGGATTAGATTGTTAGAGCAGTACGCATCAGCCATAGCAGGGTTGGTCAAAGAAGAG ATCAAAGTTGGCGGACACTTGGAGGCGTTCTCAATTCAGCTAATTGTTCTTGCAACCTGGAAGCAAGCAATTTGTATATGCAATTCCTATGTAGCTTCATCAAGAGAAAGTCCTTCCCAGGATATCCCTATGAAGGGGCTCAGTGCAGATGCACCCCATTTGCTTGCAAACTCTCAACTGGCTGATGATGCCTGCATGCAAATAGAGAGACAGTTTCTCATTGAAGTTGAATATGCTGAAGAACTTGCCGGCACTGTAGGACAGATAGCTG ATGCTACAGAGATGCCAGATGCGATTGAAATAATATTTCAGTCTGCCCTACAATTAGGAAGGCGTGGTGGT GTTGATGAGATGATGGGGAAAGCAGAAGTTGCCATGACGTGGTATATGAAGGCGGTATCCATGCTGCGCTTTCTCCTGATCGAGGCACCGTCACTTGCCCTCAATCCTCCTTTGACTCTGACAAGATATGACCGACATCGATTGCGCACATACATCGAAGCTCTCAACACCAGGCTCGGCCAACTGCAGTGCCAGAGGCACTGA
- the LOC133916434 gene encoding serine/threonine-protein kinase ATG1c-like isoform X1 yields the protein MGDGASGGGRRVGEYELLRPIGSGAYSQVWLGRHLARGTEVAVKEIAMERLSRKLRESLLSEVDILRRICHPNIIALHDSIKDHGKIYFILEYCRGGDLHAYLQRHKRVSETVAKHFIRQLASGLQMLRDNNVVHRDLKPQNILLVENNENSLLKIADFGFAKFLQPFALAETLCGSPLYMAPEVMQAQKYDAKADLWSVGVILYQLVTGFPPFNGDNQIQLLKNILRSHEIRFPPDCELSHGCIDLCRKLLRLNSVERLTVEEFVNHPFLSEHAPERTLCWTPSDIRDGFPFNNSSPTRPSSQNSQEDCMPFPLDDESSGQDESPVPESKSAMKLYGFAMGKRLDKTSGQSPSKHVGLFSRYIMGNNYAPSSQCPDHPGKKAKESKIDEIQSRKGGYPKDSPIIDSLEFVDQEYVFVSGPHPDGSSSSTNASRQRNLPSKDNSSVSPPKLTLLSAPMPINGLAINRQRSAGTGSLDSHCSPLSGTSQGSADMSDAMDQPPSDYLTRIRLLEQYASAIAGLVKEEIKVGGHLEAFSIQLIVLATWKQAICICNSYVASSRESPSQDIPMKGLSADAPHLLANSQLADDACMQIERQFLIEVEYAEELAGTVGQIADATEMPDAIEIIFQSALQLGRRGGVDEMMGKAEVAMTWYMKAVSMLRFLLIEAPSLALNPPLTLTRYDRHRLRTYIEALNTRLGQLQCQRH from the exons ATGGGGGACGGCGccagcggcggcgggcggcgggtAGGGGAGTATGAGCTGTTGCGGCCGATCGGGTCAGGGGCGTACTCGCAGGTGTGGCTGGGGCGGCACCTGGCGCGGGGCACGGAGGTAGCCGTGAAGGAGATCGCCATGGAGCGGCTCAGCAGAAAGCTCCGCGAGAGCCTCCTCTCCGAGGTCGACATCCTCCGCCGCATCTGCCACCCGAACATCATCGCGCTCCACGACTCCATTAAG GATCATGGGAAGATATATTTCATATTGGAGTATTGTCGAGGTGGTGACTTGCACGCGTACCTTCAACGCCATAAAAGAGTTTCTGAAACAGTTGCTAAGCATTTCATCCGGCAGCTAG CATCTGGTCTGCAGATGCTTCGTGACAATAACGTGGTTCATCGAGACCTAAAGCCACAG AACATTCTTCTTGTTGAAAATAATGAAAATTCTCTGTTGAAGATTGCCGACTTTGGATTTGCAAA GTTTTTGCAACCTTTTGCCCTAGCTGAGACACTTTGTGGTTCACCACTTTACATGGCTCCAGAGGTCATGCAAGCTCAGAAGTATGATGCAAAG GCAGATCTCTGGAGTGTTGGTGTCATTCTATATCAACTTGTTACTGGATTCCCACCTTTTAATGGGGATAATCAGATCCAG TTGCTTAAAAATATACTCAGGTCACATGAAATACGATTCCCACCTGATTGTGAGTTGAGCCATGGCTGCATTGACTTGTGCAGAAAGTTGCTGCGGCTCAATTCAG TGGAGCGGCTTACAGTTGAGGAGTTCGTGAACCACCCATTTCTTTCTGAACATGCTCCAGAGAGGACCTTGTG CTGGACACCATCTGACATAAGAGATGGCTTTCCATTCAATAATAGCAGTCCAACGAGGCCTTCAAGCCAAAATTCTCAAGAAGACTGTATGCCTTTCCCTTTAGATGATGAGTCAAGTGGACAGGATGAGAGCCCTGTTCCTGAAAGTAAGAGTGCGATGAAATTGTATGGGTTTGCCATGGGTAAAAGGTTGGATAAAACTTCAGGCCAGAGTCCATCGAAACATGTTGGTCTATTCTCCAGATATATTATGGGTAATAATTATGCACCTAGTAGTCAATGCCCTGACCATCCTGGTAAAAAGGCCAAGGAAAGCAAGATTGATGAAATACAGAGTCGTAAAGGTGGTTATCCAAAAG ATTCCCCTATCATTGATTCATTAGAGTTTGTAGATCAGGAATATGTCTTTGTGTCTGGACCGCACCCAGATGGATCATCTTCTTCAACGAATGCCTCTCGACAACGCAACTTGCCATCAAAAGACAATTCCTCTGTTTCACCACCGAAGTTAACTTTACTGAGTGCACCGATGCCAATAAATGGTTTGGCAATAAATAGACAACGATCTGCTGGGACTGGTAGCTTGGACAGCCACTGCTCTCCATTATCTGGCACTTCACAGGGATCTGCAGATATGAGTGATGCCATGGATCAGCCACCGTCTGATTATCTGACGAGGATTAGATTGTTAGAGCAGTACGCATCAGCCATAGCAGGGTTGGTCAAAGAAGAG ATCAAAGTTGGCGGACACTTGGAGGCGTTCTCAATTCAGCTAATTGTTCTTGCAACCTGGAAGCAAGCAATTTGTATATGCAATTCCTATGTAGCTTCATCAAGAGAAAGTCCTTCCCAGGATATCCCTATGAAGGGGCTCAGTGCAGATGCACCCCATTTGCTTGCAAACTCTCAACTGGCTGATGATGCCTGCATGCAAATAGAGAGACAGTTTCTCATTGAAGTTGAATATGCTGAAGAACTTGCCGGCACTGTAGGACAGATAGCTG ATGCTACAGAGATGCCAGATGCGATTGAAATAATATTTCAGTCTGCCCTACAATTAGGAAGGCGTGGTGGT GTTGATGAGATGATGGGGAAAGCAGAAGTTGCCATGACGTGGTATATGAAGGCGGTATCCATGCTGCGCTTTCTCCTGATCGAGGCACCGTCACTTGCCCTCAATCCTCCTTTGACTCTGACAAGATATGACCGACATCGATTGCGCACATACATCGAAGCTCTCAACACCAGGCTCGGCCAACTGCAGTGCCAGAGGCACTGA